The following are encoded in a window of Drosophila simulans strain w501 chromosome 3L, Prin_Dsim_3.1, whole genome shotgun sequence genomic DNA:
- the LOC27208802 gene encoding uncharacterized protein LOC27208802, with product MGTASWTERGEFRSWETGGRGRTLLHRVFVPAHMHIDTYIWMYLWRDEGIGKQLDAVGESWRWYFAHHGVQSTTVLRSCRVALTVIVFPRAPKYSTSIPKPS from the exons ATGGGCACCGCCTCCTGGACAGAAAGGGGAGAGTTCCGGTCCTGGGAGACCGGAGGCCGAGGCAGGACGCTACTACATCGCGTGTTTGTCCCAGCTCACATGCACATAGATACATACATCTGGATGTATTTGTGGCGGGACGAGGGGATCGGCAAACAATTGGATGCTGTGGGTGAAAGTTGGCGTTGGTATTTTGCACATCACGGAGTACAGAGCACCA CTGTATTAAGAAGTTGCAGAGTTGCATTAACAGTAATTGTATTTCCTAGAG CACCCAAGTACAGTACGTCAATACCCAAACCTTCCTAA
- the LOC6739669 gene encoding delta-1-pyrroline-5-carboxylate dehydrogenase, mitochondrial → MLRILRSSSSRCSSLQQSVLKSSTRCLGSVIPDLKLKDFPIVNEPILGYRKNSKERKALEQALKGTASSCEDIPIVIGGKEYKTPDVRYQVMPHDHQHKLASFYYADKKLIEKAIKTAVETQPKWDRVSIADRLKIWEKAADLMATTYRQDLNAATMLGQSKTAIQAEIDSAAELIDFIRMNAYFLKEVTKYQPISENIKVTKNSLRYRGIDGFIAAVSPFNFTAIGGNLSYTPALMGNGVLWKPSDTAMLSNWIIFKIMREAGVPDGVVNFVPADGPVFGDTITASPHLAGINFTGSVPTFNRLWKQVGNNIDNYVNFPRLTGECGGKNFHFIHASADVESVVTSTIRSAFEYCGQKCSACSRMYVPESLWPQIKEGLVCEAAKLKIGDVQDFSSFTSAVIDDKAFKRITGYIEHAKKSPNLEILAGGTYSDSKGYFVNPTIVLSKDPKDRIMTEEIFGPVLSIYVYKESDLLETMKLVHTSTKFALTGAVFGQDEDFVKCALQEFKMAAGNFYINDKSTGSVVGQQPFGGGRMSGTNDKAGGPHYILRWTSPQSIKETFVPLRDVNYPYMCE, encoded by the exons ATGTTGCGAATCCTGCGAAGTTCCTCATCCAGGTGCTCTAGTCTTCAGCAGAGCGTGCTGAAAAG TTCCACTCGCTGTCTTGGTTCCGTTATACCGGACCTTAAACTGAAGGACTTCCCGATCGTCAATGAGCCGATCCTAGGATATCGCAAGAACTCTAAGGAGCGTAAGGCCCTCGAGCAGGCTCTGAAGGGTACGGCCTCCAGTTGCGAAGACATCCCCATCGTAATCGGCGGCAAGGAGTACAAGACGCCGGACGTTCGATACCAGGTCATGCCCCATGACCACCAACACAAGCTGGCCAGCTTCTACTACGCCGACAAGAAGCTCATCGAGAAGGCCATCAAAACGGCGGTGGAAACGCAGCCCAAGTGGGACCGTGTGTCGATTGCAGACCGCCTGAAGATCTGGGAGAAGGCAGCGGACCTAATGGCAACGACGTACCGCCAGGATCTCAACGCCGCTACCATGCTGGGCCAGTCCAAGACTGCGATCCAAGCGGAAATCGATTCGGCAGCGGAGCTTATCGACTTTATACG AATGAATGCCTATTTTCTGAAGGAGGTCACTAAATACCAGCCCATCAGCGAGAACATAAAGGTCACGAAGAACTCGTTGCGCTATCGTGGCATTGATGGCTTCATCGCCGCTGTCAGCCCCTTTAACTTTACGGCCATCGGTGGCAACTTGTCCTACACGCCAGCTCTGATG GGAAACGGCGTGCTGTGGAAGCCCTCGGACACTGCCATGCTGTCCAACTGGATTATTTTTAAGATTATGCGCGAAGCGGGAGTGCCCGATGGAGTCGTCAACTTTGTGCCCGCCGATGGGCCCGTGTTTGGGGACACGATTACGGCCAGTCCCCACCTCGCGGGCATCAATTTCACCGGCTCTGTGCC AACCTTCAACCGCCTGTGGAAGCAGGTGGGCAACAACATCGACAACTACGTGAACTTTCCCCGCTTGACTGGTGAGTGTGGCGGTAAGAATTTCCACTTCATACATGCATCAGCTGACGTTGAGTCAGTGGTGACCTCCACGATACGCTCAGCATTTGAGTACTGCGGCCAAAAGTGTTCCGCCTGCTCGCGCATGTATGTGCCGGAATCCCTGTGGCCACAG ATCAAGGAGGGCCTGGTATGCGAGGCAGCAAAGCTGAAGATCGGCGACGTTCAAGACTTTAGCAGCTTCACATCGGCTGTGATTGATGACAAAGCATTTAAACGCATTACGGGCTACATTGAGCATGCCAAAAAGTCCCCGAACCTCGAGATTCTCGCCGGCGGCACTTACTCAGACAGCAAGGGCTACTTCGTTAATCCGACCATTGTTCTCAGCAAGGATCCGAAGGACCGCATCATGACCGAGGAGATTTTCGGTCCCGTGCTATCAATTTATGTGTACAAGGAGTCGGACCTCCTTGAGACCATGAAACTGGTGCACACCTCTACCAAGTTTGCTTTAACCGGAGCAGTATTCGGGCAGGACGA GGATTTCGTCAAGTGCGCTCTGCAGGAGTTTAAAATGGCCGCTGGAAACTTCTACATCAACGACAAGTCCACTGGATCCGTGGTGGGCCAGCAGCCATTCGGAGGCGGCCGGATGTCCGGCACCAATGACAAGGCCGGTGGACCACATTATATTCTGCGCTGGACCTCTCCGCAATCCATCAAGGAGACCTTTGTGCCGCTGCGGGACGTTAACTATCCATACATGTGCGAGTAA
- the LOC6739077 gene encoding keratin-associated protein 19-4 isoform X1 — protein sequence MPGLLHSVNVRGLHTTNMASKIMSVKQSSRSPCCWFGLLLVAMFLQPSASQYYGYPYYGGANAGAGAGAGSGYGNIYGSGMYGYPYSYGGYPYYSYPGYNPYSMYGGYGQYGYPFGGYPYGGNGMNVAYASSSGGFATASAGGSGYYG from the exons ATGCCGGGGCTTTTGCATTCAGTCAACGTTCGAGGATTACACACGACAAACATGGCCAGCAAAATCATGTCAGTGAAGCAGTCGAGCCGGTCTCCATGTTGTTGGTTCGGTTTGCTCCTGGTCGCGATGTTCCTGCAGCCCTCTGCGAGCCAGTACTACGGATATCCCTACTACGGCGGCGCTAAtgcgggagcaggagcaggagcgggatCGGGATACGGAAACATATACGGCAGCGGCATGTACGGATACCCCTACAGCTACGGCGGATATCCGTACTACTCGTACCCCGGCTACAACCCGTACTCGATGTACGGCGGATACGGACAGTACGGGTACCCCTTTGGGGGATATCCCTACGGCGGCAACGGCATGA ACGTGGCCTACGCCAGCAGCAGTGGAGGATTCGCAACAGCCAGTGCGGGCGGAAGCGGATACTACGGCTAG
- the LOC6739077 gene encoding shematrin-like protein 3 isoform X2, giving the protein MPGLLHSVNVRGLHTTNMASKIMSVKQSSRSPCCWFGLLLVAMFLQPSASQYYGYPYYGGANAGAGAGAGSGYGNIYGSGMYGYPYSYGGYPYYSYPGYNPYSMYGGYGQYGYPFGGYPYGGNGMMFWTCFFL; this is encoded by the exons ATGCCGGGGCTTTTGCATTCAGTCAACGTTCGAGGATTACACACGACAAACATGGCCAGCAAAATCATGTCAGTGAAGCAGTCGAGCCGGTCTCCATGTTGTTGGTTCGGTTTGCTCCTGGTCGCGATGTTCCTGCAGCCCTCTGCGAGCCAGTACTACGGATATCCCTACTACGGCGGCGCTAAtgcgggagcaggagcaggagcgggatCGGGATACGGAAACATATACGGCAGCGGCATGTACGGATACCCCTACAGCTACGGCGGATATCCGTACTACTCGTACCCCGGCTACAACCCGTACTCGATGTACGGCGGATACGGACAGTACGGGTACCCCTTTGGGGGATATCCCTACGGCGGCAACGGCATGA TGTTCTGGACCTGTTTCTTCCTCTAG